Proteins encoded together in one Roseibacterium elongatum DSM 19469 window:
- the lysA gene encoding diaminopimelate decarboxylase, whose protein sequence is MDHFLYRDGTLFAEDVPIRDIAASVGTPFYVYSCATLTRHYRLFEEALSGLDHLVCFAVKSNGNQAVLAHLAKLGAGMDVVSGGEYRRARAAGVPGERIVFSGVGKTAEEMRLALEGGIRQFNLESEPEMQRLSRVASEMGTIAPVTVRVNPDVDARTHEKIATGKSENKFGIPIARAREVYAEAAALPGLDVIGIDVHIGSQLTDLEPFEIAYEKVAELTRQLRADGHDIRRLDLGGGLGIPYERSNSAPPLPIEYGEVIKRTVGDLDVEVEIEPGRLISGNAGLLVSGVTYVKQGEGRDFLILDAAMNDLIRPAMYGAWHDIIPVEEPAPGVDQTPYDIVGPVCESGDTFAKQRHMPPLAEGDLVAFRSAGAYGAVMASEYNTRPLIPEVLVKDDHFAVIRARPTFDEIIKRDTVPEWL, encoded by the coding sequence ATGGACCATTTTCTTTATCGCGACGGCACGCTTTTTGCCGAAGACGTGCCGATCCGCGACATCGCCGCGTCTGTGGGAACGCCGTTCTACGTCTATTCCTGCGCGACCCTGACCCGTCATTACCGCCTGTTCGAAGAGGCGCTGTCGGGCCTCGATCACCTGGTCTGCTTTGCCGTGAAATCGAACGGAAACCAGGCGGTTCTGGCCCATTTGGCCAAGCTTGGCGCAGGGATGGACGTGGTGTCCGGCGGGGAATACCGCCGCGCCAGGGCCGCGGGCGTGCCGGGTGAGCGGATCGTCTTTTCCGGCGTCGGGAAAACCGCAGAGGAAATGCGGCTGGCGCTGGAGGGCGGCATCCGGCAATTCAACCTGGAATCCGAACCCGAAATGCAGCGGCTGTCGCGCGTGGCCAGCGAGATGGGCACGATCGCCCCCGTCACCGTTCGGGTGAACCCCGATGTCGACGCGCGCACCCACGAAAAGATCGCCACCGGCAAATCCGAAAACAAGTTCGGCATCCCCATCGCCCGCGCCCGCGAGGTCTATGCCGAAGCCGCCGCCCTGCCCGGTTTGGATGTCATCGGCATAGACGTGCATATCGGCAGCCAGTTGACCGATCTCGAACCGTTCGAGATCGCCTATGAAAAAGTGGCCGAGCTGACCCGTCAGTTGCGTGCCGACGGGCATGACATCCGCCGCCTCGACCTGGGAGGCGGCCTCGGCATTCCCTATGAACGCTCGAACAGCGCCCCACCCCTGCCCATCGAATACGGCGAGGTGATCAAGCGCACGGTCGGCGATCTGGACGTCGAGGTCGAGATCGAGCCGGGGCGCCTGATTTCGGGCAATGCCGGGCTGCTGGTGTCCGGGGTCACCTATGTCAAACAAGGCGAAGGGCGCGATTTCCTGATCCTGGATGCCGCGATGAACGACCTGATCCGCCCGGCCATGTATGGCGCGTGGCATGACATCATCCCCGTCGAGGAACCCGCGCCCGGTGTCGACCAGACCCCTTACGACATTGTCGGGCCGGTCTGCGAATCGGGCGATACCTTTGCCAAACAGCGCCATATGCCCCCCTTGGCCGAGGGCGATCTGGTCGCCTTCCGATCCGCAGGGGCCTATGGCGCGGTGATGGCCTCGGAATACAACACGCGCCCCCTGATCCCCGAGGTGCTGGTGAAAGACGATCACTTCGCCGTCATCCGGGCCCGACCGACATTTGACGAGATCATCAAACGCGATACTGTTCCCGAGTGGCTATGA
- a CDS encoding quinone oxidoreductase family protein — translation MAKTAIIEAHGGPEQFKIIDREVGAPGPGEIRIRHKAVGLNFIDCYQRSGLYPMTLPHALGMEASGVIEAVGEGVTHLKVGDRAAYAAQPPGAYTEERVMPAAQVCPLPDAISFEDGAAMMLKGLTVQYLFRRTTPIAAGDTVLFHAAAGGVGLIACQWAKSDGIRLIGTAGTEAKCQLALDHGADACINYRDEDWVARLRDLTDGKGVDVVMDAVGADTFEGSLDSLRPLGFMISFGNASGPVPPFAVATLGAKGSLKITRPTLFTHIADHETCQQMARDLFEKVTAGDVKIRIDQRFPLEDVAEAHRALEARKTTGSTILTV, via the coding sequence ATGGCAAAAACCGCGATCATCGAGGCCCATGGCGGCCCGGAACAGTTCAAGATCATCGACCGGGAGGTCGGCGCGCCCGGCCCCGGCGAGATCCGCATCCGGCACAAGGCGGTAGGGCTGAACTTCATCGACTGCTACCAGCGATCCGGCCTGTATCCGATGACCCTGCCGCACGCTTTGGGGATGGAGGCCTCCGGCGTGATCGAGGCTGTGGGCGAGGGCGTGACGCATCTGAAGGTCGGTGATCGCGCCGCCTATGCCGCGCAACCGCCCGGTGCCTACACGGAAGAGCGCGTGATGCCCGCGGCACAGGTTTGTCCGCTGCCCGATGCCATCAGCTTCGAAGATGGCGCGGCTATGATGCTCAAGGGGCTGACCGTGCAATACCTGTTCCGGCGCACGACACCGATTGCGGCGGGCGACACCGTTCTGTTTCACGCCGCTGCCGGGGGCGTGGGGCTGATCGCCTGCCAATGGGCGAAATCTGACGGCATTCGCCTGATCGGGACCGCAGGCACCGAGGCCAAGTGCCAGTTGGCGCTCGATCACGGCGCGGATGCCTGCATCAACTACCGTGACGAGGATTGGGTCGCCCGCTTGCGGGACCTGACCGATGGCAAGGGTGTGGACGTCGTGATGGACGCCGTGGGCGCCGACACGTTCGAGGGCTCGCTGGACAGTCTGCGGCCCTTGGGCTTCATGATCTCGTTCGGCAATGCGTCCGGCCCGGTGCCACCCTTTGCGGTCGCCACGCTGGGGGCCAAGGGCTCGCTCAAGATCACGCGCCCGACGCTGTTCACCCATATCGCCGATCACGAGACCTGCCAGCAGATGGCGCGCGACCTGTTCGAAAAGGTCACGGCCGGGGATGTGAAGATCCGCATCGATCAGCGGTTCCCGCTCGAGGATGTGGCCGAGGCGCATCGCGCGCTCGAGGCGCGCAAGACCACCGGCTCCACCATCCTGACGGTGTGA
- a CDS encoding trans-3-hydroxy-L-proline dehydratase has protein sequence MRTSRVIHTVSAHAAGEVGDVITGGVAPPPGDTLWDQRRWIARDGTLRALVLNEPRGGVFRHVNLLVPPKDPRADAGFIIMEPDDTPPMSGSNAICVATVLLETGIIAMVEPVTELTLEAPGGLIHIRARCEGGKVTRVTVENLPAFAVELDARIEVPGLGRLRVDTAFGGDSFVVVDAADIGLELTPANARALAELGVRITAAADAAMSFDHPERPDWTHHSFCLFAGTLLDAPGGYRAQSVVAIRPGKIDRSPTGTALSARMALLHATGRMGVGNRFTGVSILGTEFEGQILGEAHVGQRPAIRPEISGQAWITGTHQHMLDPTDPFPAGYRLSDTWPGA, from the coding sequence GTGAGGACAAGTCGCGTCATCCACACCGTCTCGGCCCATGCGGCGGGCGAGGTCGGCGATGTCATCACCGGCGGTGTCGCGCCGCCGCCGGGCGACACCTTGTGGGACCAGCGCCGCTGGATCGCGCGCGATGGCACCTTGCGGGCGCTGGTCCTGAACGAACCGCGCGGTGGTGTCTTTCGGCATGTGAACCTTCTGGTGCCGCCGAAGGATCCGCGCGCCGATGCCGGGTTCATCATCATGGAGCCTGACGATACGCCGCCCATGTCAGGCTCGAACGCGATCTGCGTCGCCACCGTCCTTTTGGAAACCGGCATCATCGCCATGGTCGAGCCCGTGACCGAACTGACGCTCGAGGCGCCCGGCGGCCTGATCCACATTCGCGCCAGATGCGAGGGCGGCAAGGTCACGCGCGTGACGGTCGAGAACCTGCCCGCCTTTGCCGTCGAATTGGACGCGCGGATCGAGGTGCCCGGCCTTGGCCGCCTGCGGGTCGATACCGCCTTTGGCGGTGACAGTTTCGTGGTTGTCGACGCCGCCGATATCGGGCTGGAGCTGACGCCCGCCAATGCGCGCGCCCTGGCCGAACTTGGGGTGCGGATCACGGCCGCCGCCGATGCCGCGATGAGCTTCGACCACCCGGAACGACCCGACTGGACGCACCATTCCTTTTGCCTTTTTGCGGGCACGCTGCTGGATGCGCCCGGGGGTTATCGCGCGCAATCCGTTGTCGCCATCCGCCCCGGCAAGATCGATCGCTCGCCCACCGGCACGGCCCTGTCGGCCCGCATGGCGCTGTTGCACGCCACGGGCCGGATGGGCGTGGGGAATCGGTTCACCGGGGTGTCCATCCTCGGGACGGAATTCGAGGGGCAGATTCTGGGTGAGGCCCATGTCGGGCAACGCCCTGCCATCCGGCCCGAGATCTCGGGTCAGGCCTGGATCACCGGCACGCATCAGCACATGCTCGACCCGACCGATCCCTTTCCGGCGGGCTATCGCCTGTCGGACACCTGGCCAGGGGCCTAG
- a CDS encoding DUF2834 domain-containing protein, whose product MRYVYLLLVIVGAIVPWMYFYAWFAEHGWALGPMIDAWYVNDATSALVYDLTIAAVALTVWALVEAFGKRDWWFLLVIPATFGIGVSCGLPLALFLKTRTPATA is encoded by the coding sequence ATGCGTTACGTCTATCTTCTGCTCGTCATCGTCGGGGCGATTGTGCCCTGGATGTATTTCTATGCCTGGTTCGCCGAACATGGCTGGGCGTTGGGCCCGATGATCGACGCCTGGTATGTCAACGATGCCACCAGCGCGCTGGTCTACGATCTGACCATCGCTGCCGTGGCCCTGACGGTCTGGGCCCTGGTCGAGGCGTTCGGGAAAAGGGACTGGTGGTTCCTTCTGGTCATTCCGGCGACCTTCGGCATCGGGGTCAGTTGCGGCCTGCCGCTGGCGCTGTTCCTCAAGACGCGGACGCCCGCAACCGCCTAG
- a CDS encoding electron transfer flavoprotein-ubiquinone oxidoreductase: protein MSDIERESMEYDVVIVGAGPSGLSAAIRLKQINPDLSVVLLEKGSEVGAHILSGAILDPVGLNQLIPDWKEKGAPLNTPVADDKFYIIGAAGGMRIPNSVMPRLMNNHGNYIVSMGNVCRWLAEQAEELGVEVFPGMACSELVYGENGEVKGVVAGEFGKNPDGTPGDGYEPGMELHGKYVFLGEGVRGSLTKEVMAKYGLQNGKCPQKFGIGMKEIWEIDPAKHKPGHVMHTMGWPLGKNAGGGSFVYHLENNQVYVGFVVHLNYENPYLSPYQEFQRFKHHPMIEDLLKGGKRVAYGARAISEGGWQSMPKAVAPGAAVLGCGVGLVNVPRIKGNHNAMLSGIEAAEAAAAAIAEGRSGDELTAYDDYIHEDGPIARDLKPVRNVKPLWSHYGIVGGVILGGIDMWVGSLTGWNPFGTLKHRMSDAEHTGKAEEYKPIDYPKPDGKISFDRLTNVSFSMTNHEESQPSHLQLKDPEIPIKVNLPEYAEPAQRYCPAGVYEVVEEKDEAPRFVINFQNCVHCKTCDIKDPSQNIHWTVPQGGDGPNYPNM from the coding sequence ATGTCCGATATCGAACGCGAGAGCATGGAATATGACGTGGTCATCGTCGGTGCCGGCCCCTCGGGCCTGTCCGCCGCGATCCGTCTCAAGCAGATCAACCCCGATCTCAGCGTCGTGCTGCTCGAGAAGGGGTCGGAAGTCGGGGCGCATATCCTGTCGGGGGCCATCCTCGACCCGGTCGGCCTGAACCAGTTGATCCCGGACTGGAAGGAAAAGGGCGCGCCGCTGAACACGCCTGTGGCCGACGACAAGTTCTACATCATCGGCGCCGCCGGCGGCATGCGCATCCCCAACTCGGTGATGCCGCGCCTGATGAACAACCACGGCAATTACATCGTCTCGATGGGCAATGTCTGCCGCTGGCTGGCCGAACAGGCCGAGGAACTGGGGGTCGAAGTCTTCCCCGGCATGGCCTGCTCGGAACTGGTCTATGGCGAAAATGGCGAGGTCAAGGGTGTCGTCGCGGGCGAGTTCGGCAAGAACCCCGATGGCACACCCGGCGACGGCTACGAACCGGGGATGGAACTGCACGGCAAGTATGTCTTCCTGGGCGAAGGGGTGCGCGGCTCGCTCACCAAGGAGGTGATGGCGAAATACGGTCTGCAGAACGGCAAATGCCCGCAGAAATTCGGCATCGGCATGAAAGAGATCTGGGAAATCGACCCCGCCAAACACAAGCCGGGCCATGTCATGCACACGATGGGGTGGCCTCTGGGCAAGAACGCGGGCGGCGGATCGTTCGTCTATCACCTCGAGAACAACCAAGTTTACGTGGGCTTCGTGGTGCATCTGAACTACGAAAACCCCTACCTGTCGCCCTACCAGGAATTCCAGCGGTTCAAGCATCACCCGATGATCGAAGACCTGCTGAAAGGCGGCAAGCGCGTGGCCTATGGCGCGCGCGCCATTTCCGAGGGCGGCTGGCAATCCATGCCCAAGGCGGTGGCGCCCGGCGCGGCGGTGCTGGGCTGTGGCGTCGGACTGGTGAACGTGCCGCGCATCAAGGGCAACCACAACGCGATGCTGTCCGGCATCGAAGCCGCCGAGGCCGCGGCCGCCGCCATCGCCGAGGGGCGTTCGGGCGACGAATTGACCGCCTATGACGACTACATCCACGAGGACGGGCCCATCGCGCGCGACCTCAAGCCGGTGCGCAACGTCAAACCGCTCTGGTCGCATTACGGGATCGTCGGCGGTGTCATCCTGGGCGGGATCGACATGTGGGTCGGCAGCCTGACGGGCTGGAACCCCTTCGGCACGCTCAAGCATCGTATGTCCGATGCCGAGCACACGGGCAAGGCCGAGGAATACAAGCCGATCGACTACCCCAAGCCCGACGGCAAGATCAGCTTCGATCGGCTGACGAATGTCAGCTTCTCGATGACCAACCACGAGGAAAGCCAACCCTCGCACCTGCAACTCAAGGATCCCGAGATCCCGATCAAGGTGAACCTGCCCGAATACGCCGAACCGGCGCAGCGTTACTGCCCGGCCGGCGTGTACGAGGTGGTCGAGGAAAAGGACGAGGCGCCGCGCTTTGTCATCAATTTCCAGAACTGCGTGCACTGCAAGACCTGCGACATCAAGGATCCGTCGCAGAATATCCACTGGACCGTGCCGCAGGGCGGTGACGGGCCGAATTACCCGAACATGTGA
- a CDS encoding tetratricopeptide repeat protein, translating to MPSAHAEEGGHAAMGAAQSGLAGPYLAARAAVIGGDHREAAAYFESALLADPGNPLLIGNAVFANAALGNFGRAAAIAEDMPDSTGGQELINLVRLVELIRLQEWDRVRAEIGQGRGAGPFIDDLALGWLSLGAGDMSRAVRIFETIAEDRLMAELGALHLALAHAATGNFERADALLSSDAMVRISQTERVVRGRAEILVQLGRRADALDLLDGYTQQVPDPALLELQARIGAGAEGPYGFVATAAEGVAEVFFTVAQALGGDAPSNLPLIYARAAAEIAPDHADARMLAAELLYDSGQFALAADAYGAVPADSDQYVEAQMGRAEAIEEMGDIERATDVLAQLAQERPDLASVLAGYADMLRRAENCQGAIDAYTAALDLVDTDQPRYWFVHYARGICHHRTDDWDAAEADFRRALELNPEQPQVLNYLGYSLVEQRRNLDEALGMIERAVAARPDSGYIVDSLGWVFYRLGRFDEAVEPMERAVQLLPTDPIVNDHLGDVYWMVGREREARFQWERALSFDPEDEDATRIRRKLEIGLDRVLEEEGGVGETQ from the coding sequence GTGCCGTCCGCCCATGCCGAGGAAGGGGGGCATGCCGCCATGGGCGCGGCGCAAAGCGGCCTCGCCGGGCCCTACCTCGCCGCGCGGGCGGCCGTGATCGGTGGCGATCACCGCGAGGCGGCCGCCTATTTCGAAAGTGCCCTGCTGGCCGATCCCGGCAATCCGCTGCTGATCGGGAATGCCGTCTTTGCCAATGCGGCGCTGGGCAATTTCGGGCGTGCCGCCGCGATTGCCGAAGACATGCCCGACAGCACCGGTGGACAAGAGCTGATCAACCTCGTGCGACTGGTCGAATTGATCCGGTTGCAGGAATGGGATCGCGTGCGCGCCGAAATCGGGCAAGGCCGCGGGGCCGGGCCCTTCATCGACGATCTGGCACTGGGCTGGCTCAGCCTTGGGGCGGGTGACATGTCCCGTGCAGTGCGCATTTTCGAAACGATCGCCGAGGATCGGCTGATGGCCGAACTGGGTGCATTGCACTTGGCGCTGGCCCATGCGGCCACGGGCAATTTCGAGCGGGCCGACGCCCTGTTGTCCAGCGACGCGATGGTGCGCATCAGCCAGACGGAACGTGTTGTCCGCGGGCGGGCCGAAATCCTGGTGCAACTGGGCCGCCGGGCCGACGCCCTCGATCTGCTGGATGGGTATACGCAGCAGGTTCCGGACCCGGCCCTGCTCGAATTGCAGGCGCGCATCGGGGCGGGGGCCGAAGGGCCCTACGGGTTTGTCGCCACCGCCGCCGAAGGGGTGGCCGAGGTCTTTTTCACCGTCGCTCAGGCGCTGGGTGGTGATGCCCCGTCCAACCTGCCCCTGATCTACGCCCGCGCGGCCGCAGAGATCGCACCGGATCATGCCGACGCGAGGATGCTTGCGGCCGAGCTGCTCTATGACAGCGGACAGTTTGCGCTTGCCGCCGACGCCTATGGCGCGGTGCCCGCCGACAGCGACCAGTATGTCGAGGCCCAGATGGGCCGCGCCGAGGCCATCGAGGAAATGGGCGATATCGAGCGGGCGACCGATGTGCTGGCCCAACTGGCCCAAGAGCGCCCGGACCTGGCCAGCGTTCTGGCCGGTTATGCCGACATGCTCCGGCGGGCCGAAAACTGCCAGGGGGCGATCGACGCCTACACCGCCGCGCTCGACCTGGTGGATACCGACCAGCCCCGCTACTGGTTCGTGCATTACGCCCGCGGGATCTGTCATCATCGCACCGATGATTGGGACGCCGCCGAGGCCGATTTCCGCCGGGCTCTCGAACTCAATCCCGAACAGCCGCAGGTCCTGAATTACCTGGGCTATTCCCTGGTGGAACAGCGCCGCAACCTTGACGAGGCCCTTGGCATGATCGAACGCGCCGTCGCGGCCCGTCCCGACAGCGGGTATATCGTCGACTCGCTGGGGTGGGTCTTTTACCGCCTGGGACGTTTCGACGAAGCGGTCGAGCCGATGGAACGGGCCGTGCAGCTATTGCCGACCGATCCGATCGTGAACGACCATCTTGGTGACGTCTACTGGATGGTCGGACGCGAACGCGAGGCGCGGTTCCAATGGGAACGCGCCCTGAGTTTCGACCCCGAGGACGAAGATGCGACCCGCATCCGCCGCAAGCTGGAGATCGGCCTGGATCGCGTCCTCGAGGAAGAAGGCGGAGTTGGCGAAACCCAGTGA
- a CDS encoding 4-(cytidine 5'-diphospho)-2-C-methyl-D-erythritol kinase: MIQEFAPAKVNLALHVTGRRDDGYHLLDSIVVFADIGDRLTISDAPDLSLSVTGPRAADIPTDSRNLVWRAAEWLAAGRGAAITLDKTLPPAGGIGGGSSDAASALRGLSDLWARPRPAPQEVLPLGADVPVCLFGRPARMQGIGEVVCDLPDLPALWMVLANAGVEVPTGPVFKALTHAENAALPEPDWTDLPSLVAYLCHARNDLEAPARALVPVIGEVLDHLEAQPGCLLARMSGSGGTCFGLFGSAEAAQMAAARIGESKPDWWVDSGAVRAA; encoded by the coding sequence GTGATCCAAGAATTCGCCCCCGCAAAGGTCAATCTGGCGCTGCACGTCACCGGACGGCGCGACGACGGCTATCATCTGCTCGACTCGATCGTTGTCTTCGCGGATATCGGTGATCGTCTGACGATATCCGACGCCCCGGACCTGAGCCTTTCGGTGACGGGCCCGCGGGCAGCCGATATTCCGACCGACAGCCGCAATCTCGTCTGGCGCGCAGCCGAATGGTTGGCGGCAGGGCGCGGTGCAGCGATCACGCTGGACAAGACCTTGCCGCCGGCCGGGGGCATCGGCGGCGGATCGTCGGACGCCGCAAGCGCCCTGCGCGGCTTGTCCGACCTCTGGGCGCGGCCACGACCCGCGCCACAAGAGGTCCTGCCCCTCGGCGCCGATGTGCCCGTGTGCCTGTTCGGACGCCCGGCACGGATGCAAGGGATCGGCGAGGTCGTGTGCGACCTGCCCGACCTGCCCGCCTTGTGGATGGTCCTTGCCAATGCCGGCGTCGAGGTGCCCACCGGCCCGGTTTTCAAGGCGCTCACCCACGCCGAGAATGCCGCATTGCCGGAGCCCGACTGGACGGATCTGCCGTCGCTGGTCGCCTATCTCTGCCACGCCCGCAACGACCTCGAGGCCCCGGCCCGCGCGCTGGTGCCCGTTATCGGAGAGGTTCTTGACCATCTCGAGGCGCAACCGGGCTGCCTGCTGGCAAGGATGAGCGGATCGGGCGGCACCTGTTTTGGCCTGTTCGGCAGCGCCGAGGCAGCACAGATGGCCGCCGCCCGGATCGGCGAGAGCAAACCCGACTGGTGGGTCGACTCGGGCGCCGTGCGCGCGGCATAG
- a CDS encoding polyprenyl synthetase family protein: MSLDDAATKPHERMQAALADDLAAVGDLIRARMASQHAPRIPEVTAHLVEAGGKRVRPMLTLAAARLCGYDGDAHQKLAATVEFIHTATLLHDDVVDESQKRRGRPTANLLWDNKSSVLVGDYLFARSFQLMVETGNLRVLNILSNAAATIAEGEVLQLTAAMNLATTEEIYLQVIRGKTAALFEAACEVGGVISGQDERVVTALATYGDGLGVAFQMADDLLDWGGAGGEIGKNTGDDFRERKLTLPVIRAVERADADERAFWKRTIEKGDQQDGDLEQAMDLLRRHGTLEETRDVANGHVANAKAALSILPEHPLREMMIDLADYVVARLN; this comes from the coding sequence ATGAGCCTCGACGATGCCGCCACGAAACCGCACGAGCGGATGCAGGCCGCGCTGGCCGATGACCTTGCCGCCGTGGGCGACCTGATCCGGGCGCGGATGGCGTCGCAGCATGCCCCGCGCATCCCCGAGGTCACGGCGCATCTGGTCGAGGCGGGCGGCAAGCGGGTGCGCCCGATGCTGACGCTGGCGGCGGCCCGGCTGTGCGGCTACGATGGCGACGCGCATCAGAAACTGGCCGCGACGGTCGAGTTCATCCATACCGCCACCCTGCTGCACGACGATGTCGTGGACGAAAGCCAGAAGCGGCGCGGACGGCCCACCGCCAACCTGCTGTGGGACAACAAGTCGAGCGTCCTGGTGGGCGACTACCTGTTTGCACGCTCGTTCCAGTTGATGGTCGAAACGGGAAACCTGCGGGTCTTGAACATCCTGTCCAACGCGGCCGCCACGATTGCCGAAGGCGAGGTGCTGCAACTGACTGCGGCCATGAACCTTGCCACGACCGAAGAGATCTACCTGCAGGTGATCCGAGGCAAAACCGCGGCCCTGTTCGAGGCGGCCTGCGAGGTCGGCGGCGTCATCTCGGGCCAGGACGAGCGCGTGGTGACGGCGCTGGCCACCTATGGCGATGGGCTGGGCGTGGCCTTCCAGATGGCGGATGACCTGCTAGATTGGGGCGGGGCCGGCGGTGAGATCGGCAAGAATACCGGCGACGATTTCCGCGAACGCAAACTGACCCTACCCGTGATCCGCGCCGTGGAACGCGCGGATGCCGATGAACGCGCCTTTTGGAAACGGACCATCGAAAAGGGCGACCAGCAGGATGGCGATCTGGAGCAGGCCATGGACCTGTTGCGCCGCCACGGCACGCTGGAGGAAACGCGGGACGTCGCCAACGGCCATGTCGCGAACGCCAAGGCCGCCCTGTCGATCCTGCCCGAGCATCCGCTGCGCGAGATGATGATCGACCTGGCCGACTATGTCGTGGCCCGGCTGAACTGA
- a CDS encoding putative signal transducing protein, with product MLEVMRSNDPTQIAFASALMSGEGIEVFEMDVHMSVLEGSIGVLPRRLMVRREDAHLARAILRDNDLPVTE from the coding sequence ATGCTAGAGGTGATGCGCAGCAACGACCCGACCCAGATCGCTTTTGCCTCGGCGCTCATGTCGGGCGAGGGTATAGAGGTCTTCGAGATGGACGTCCATATGAGCGTTCTCGAAGGGTCCATAGGCGTATTGCCGCGTCGCCTGATGGTGCGCCGCGAAGATGCCCATCTGGCGCGCGCGATTCTGCGTGACAACGACCTGCCCGTGACGGAATGA
- a CDS encoding tRNA1(Val) (adenine(37)-N6)-methyltransferase, which produces MNEGGLTCDAFLGGRVHAWQPARGYRAGTDPVFLAAACPARAGQSVLELGCGVGVASLCLRARVPDVRIMGVERQAAYADLARRNGLDVTLADLAALPAALRARSFDHVIANPPYFATGDGTAARDDGREAALREATPLSVWIGAARARLRPKGWLTMIQSADRLPDCLAALAGGFGAISILPLQSRMGRPARRILLRARKGGKAPFTLLAPLVLHAGVRHEKDGDDFAPVAASVLRDGAPIDWG; this is translated from the coding sequence ATGAACGAGGGCGGTCTGACATGCGACGCCTTCCTCGGGGGGCGTGTCCACGCATGGCAACCGGCCCGCGGCTATCGTGCGGGCACCGACCCGGTCTTTCTGGCGGCCGCCTGTCCGGCACGGGCGGGGCAGTCCGTTCTGGAACTGGGTTGTGGGGTCGGGGTGGCCTCTCTGTGTCTGCGGGCCCGTGTGCCGGATGTGCGGATCATGGGCGTTGAACGGCAGGCCGCCTATGCCGATCTGGCCCGCCGCAACGGGCTGGACGTGACATTGGCCGATCTTGCGGCATTGCCGGCGGCACTTCGGGCGCGATCCTTCGACCATGTGATTGCCAACCCGCCCTATTTCGCGACAGGCGACGGCACGGCGGCGCGCGACGACGGGCGCGAGGCGGCCTTGCGCGAGGCCACGCCCCTGTCGGTCTGGATTGGGGCGGCACGGGCACGGCTCAGGCCGAAAGGCTGGCTCACGATGATACAATCGGCCGACCGTTTGCCCGACTGCCTGGCGGCGCTGGCGGGCGGGTTTGGGGCGATCTCGATCTTGCCGCTGCAATCGCGGATGGGCCGGCCCGCACGGCGCATTCTGCTCCGGGCGCGAAAGGGGGGCAAGGCGCCGTTCACCCTGTTGGCCCCTTTGGTCCTGCACGCCGGGGTTCGGCATGAAAAGGACGGCGATGATTTCGCCCCCGTGGCCGCGTCGGTCCTGCGGGACGGGGCGCCGATCGACTGGGGGTGA
- a CDS encoding YdcH family protein, with the protein MSLGAHLQELKKKHATLSARVEEAERSPGTDDLTVRELKKEKLRLKEEITRLEI; encoded by the coding sequence ATGTCGCTTGGTGCACATCTTCAGGAACTCAAGAAGAAGCATGCGACCCTTTCTGCCCGCGTCGAGGAGGCTGAGCGCAGTCCCGGAACCGACGACCTCACCGTGCGAGAGTTGAAGAAAGAAAAACTCCGCCTCAAAGAAGAAATCACCCGTCTGGAAATCTGA